Part of the Kineococcus aurantiacus genome, CAGAAGGGTTGCAGTTCCGACAGGGTGGAACGGTGTGCGGTCGGCAACCCGAACGCGCGCAGCGACCGGCGGTGCAGGTCGACGCCGGCGTCGTCGAGGAACCCGAGCCGGCGGGCCAGGTGCGCGGCCGCCATCAGCCCCAGCGGCAGCGCGGCAGCGTCGTCGGCCAGCACCTGCTCGAGGGCGTGCGAGAACGTGTGCCCGTAGTTCAGGTGCAACCGGCCCGCGGCCTCGCGCTCGTCGGCGGTGACGATGCGCGCCTTGGTGGCCACCGCGCGGCGGACGACGGCCGTGACCGCGTCGAGGTCCCCGGCCAGCACCGCGGGGGCGTTCCCCACGAGCAGGTCCAGGTCGGCCGGGTCCCCCACCAGGGTGGTCTTGACGGCCTCGGCGAGCCCGGCGCCGAACCGCGGGTCGGTCGCCGGCGAGACCCCCTCGGGATCGCTGACGACGGCCACCGGCTGGTGGACCGCGCCCAGCAGGTTCCGGGCGTGCGGCAGGTCCAGGGCGACCTTGCCGCCGACGGAGGAGTCGACGAGCGTCTCCAGCGAGCGGGGCACCACCGCCCAGCGGGTCCCCCGGTTGTAGGTGGCGGCCAGGAAGCCCGCCACGTCGACGACGGGCTCGTCACCGACCGCGAGGACGAGGTCGTCCGGGTGCAGGGCCACCTCGGCCGCGCGCGCGGCCAGCCGCCCGTAGACGTCCAGGGTCTTCACCGGCCCCTCGGGCAGCTCGGCGACGTGCACGGTGCCGGCCAGGCCCTCGCGCACACGCGCCAGCGCCGGGTCCGAGGCACGGCCCACCACCAGCACCGCCCCGGCCGCCGGGAGCAGGCTGCCCACGCTCGCCAGCGCCCCGGCCCGCACGTGGACCCGGTAGCTGCCGCCGGGCGGCGCCACGAGGACCCCGTCCTGCCCGGTGACCCCGTCGAGCACCTCCAGGGCGATGGCCTCCGCCCGCCGCCCGTCGGTCCGCACGCTGAGGTCCGCGAGTTCCTCGAAGACGACCCGCCGGGAGGCGTGCAGCTGCGCCAGGTCCGGCCGCTGCAGCATCGGCCGGTAGGTGTCCCCCGCGGTGCGGGCCTTCGCCTGCTCGAAGGAGACGTCGAGGTGGACGACCGTGTGGGCGCGCAGCACCGCGCGCGTGGCCTCCCGCCCGCAGGCCCCGCCTCCCAGGGACACGACCGCCTCGGGGCCGGCCACGACGTCGGCGACGACCTCCTGCTCCAGGTCCCGGAAGGCCTGCTCGCCGTCGGTGGCGAAGATCTCGGGGATGGAGCGGCGCTCGCGGTCCTCGACGACGAGGTCGGTGTCCACGAACGGCAGGCCGAGGCGGTCGGCGAGGAGACGCCCGACGGTGGACTTGCCCGCGCCCATGAAGCCGACGAGGACGATCACGGGTGGGCTCCTGCGGTCGGGGACGGCTGCCCGCGCATCCTAGGCCGAGGACGGTGCGGAGATCGCACTCGTCGGGCGACGGCCGTGCAGGGGCTCCCCACCGCACGCGCCGGCCCACCTCCGGGCCCTGAGAACCACACGATCCCCGCAACCCCAGGTCGAAGGGGTTGCGGGGATCGATGAGTCCACCGAGGCGGGCGGCCGCTGCTGTCGCTGGTGCTTCAGCTGACGGCTGCGTCCCCGAAGTACACGAGGTTCGCGTTCTGCGCGGCCGGCGTGAGCGACGCGTTCGGCGAGGTCGTGACGATCTTGAGGTTGTCGACACCGCGCACGTCCACGTCGAAGGCGATGGGCGCTCCCTTGGCGACGTTCCCCGAGGCCAGCAGCTTCTCGTCGCCGTAGACGGCGACGGTGGACGCCAAGGCACTGGGGTTGTCGTCGGCGATGCCGGCGACCATGGTGAAGCGGGACCGCTTGGTGCCCAGGGACCAGGTGCCGTAGTCGGAGTTGCGCGGGTCGGCGTCGAAGGCCGTCGAGCGGGGGTAGAACCGTCCCGAGATCGTGGCGTGGTCGTAGCGGTCGCGGACGCTGCCCTGGACGTGGACGAGGTCGTCCAGGTAGGTCTTCGGCGCGGTGCCCACCGGCTGGCAGTTGGTGCGCTTGGCGGCTTCCTCGGTGATGCGGGTCGGCCCACCGATGGAGTCCAGGTCGGCACGCTCACCGTGGGTGGCCTGCAGTCGCTCGATCTCCAGGTTGGTCTGCTCAGTGAGGCAGCGACTGGCCGTGAGGAGGAGAGGGCCGCCGTGGCGGCCCGCCCTCGCCCCTGCGGCGAGGGCGTCGGCGAACGTCTCACCCGAGGCGATCGTGACGTCCTCGGCGTCATCGAAGAAAGCGGCGCTGACACGATCAGCGGTGTCGTAGCGGTCGGTTCCCGCGATGCGGGTGACCGGGCCGGTGGTGAAGGTGCGCAACTGCTCCAGGACGCTGTCAGTGACCCGGCTCGTACCACCCACGACGGTGATGGCCTGGGGGCGCAGCCTCTGGAGCTCGGCCACCACGGAGGCCGGGACGGCGTCGGGGCGCACCAGCAACAGCGGCGAGTCCACGTGCGCGGCCGCAGCGCTGCCGGACAGCGCGTCGGGGTAGTCGTAACCGGTGGCGATCACGACGTTCTCGACACCGCGTGCACCGGCTGCGGGAGTGGCGTAGGAGGCCGCCGACAGCGCGGCGGCGGTGTCGAAGCGGTCCGGGCCGCTGACACGGCTCAAGGTTGCGCGGGTGTTCTGCTGCAACCACGTCATGACGTCCGGCCCGACCGAGGACTCACCCCCGACCACGACGATCTTGGACGCGTACACGATGCGCTGCCGGACCTCCGCCGGCAGCACGTCGCGCTGGGTGAGGTAGACGTTGCCCAGCACCGCTTCCCGGCCGGCCACCGCGCCGGCCGCCAGGCCGTCGGGGAAGTCGACACCGGACACGACGTACGCGGTCGACGTCGGGTCGCCGTCGACGAGGGAGGAGGTGATGTAGCGGTCGGCGCCGTAGACGCGGTGGAAGCGGATGGGCGAGGCGTCGGCCGCCGCGGCCGCCGCTCCACCGACGAGGCCGGCGAGGACGACCGCGGCCGCGGCGCGCCTGACGGCGGTTCGGGGCTTCCGGATCATGGTGGTCTCCGAGGTGGTGGGTGGTGGGCTGGACGGGGCGTCGCGTCAGAAGGTGATGCCGGCGGCCTCGCCGCCACCGAGGACGGTGAAGTACTGGGCGCCGTCAGCGCTGAAGACGGCGACGTCACCTCGAGCGATGCTGTCCAGGCCGATGCCCTCGAAGTTCAAGGGAGTTCCGGGAACCGCGTCGCCCTCCCCGACCCAGATGCCCGGCTGGTCGTCCACCTGCAGGAGGTACTTCTCCCCCCGCTGCCCGAGCCAGCGGACGGTGCCGGTGACCTTGCCCATCGCGGCACCGGGCAGCTTCGTGTCGGCCGCGACGAGCCAGCCGGAGCGCTCGGTGTTGGTCACCGCGAGCTGCGCCTGGCTGCTGGGCACGAAGACGGCCTGCCAGACGTAGTCGTCGGTGACCGTGCAGTCCTTCGTCTGGCGGCTGATCTTGGCTGCGTCCTCCGAGGTGGCCGCGTTCTTGATCAGTGTCTGGCACGCCGCCTGCTCTGCGTCCGTCATGGCCCGCTCCGTCGTGATGCCCCAGGGGCGGTAGACGGTCGAGGTGGACGGCACGAACGAGCCGGCCGCCAGGGACCCGGTCACGGGGTTGGTGCCGTCCGCGTCGAGCACGAAGCTGGCCGTTCCGGTCGTGCTGCCCACGGGGATCGAGTCGAAGGTGACGACGCCCTGCTGCCACGGGGGCGCCGTGGACCGGCTGACGGTGGGGGTGGTCGGCGTCTTGGCCGGTGAGGTGGTGGGGGCCTTGGCACCGGTCCCCGTCGGAGCCTTCGCACCGGTCCCCGTCGGAGCCTTGGTAGCGGTTCCCGTCGGAGTTCCGGTGACCGTCGACGCGCTGGTGCCCGTGGTGGTCGCACCGACCGCTGCGACGGTGGCCGCCGACGTGGAAGTCGCGGTGGCGTCGCCGGCGGTGGTGGGCGTCACCAGCTGGTCGAAGACGTCGCGACCGCTGCCGGCGAAGGCGACGGCCGTCCGGCTGCCGGTGCTCCCCGGGTCCGTCGGCGACGTGACGACGGTTCCGGCGCCCAGGGCGGACGCGTCGGCCGAGGGGGTGCTGCCCAGCCACAGGAAGGCTCCCGCTCCACCGGCGATGACCGCGACGGCAGCGACGCCACCGATGAGCGCGCGCACGGGTCTGCGGGGGCTGGGCTCCTCGTCGAAGAAGCCGGGAAGTTCGGGGTCGGGCAACCCGACCGGCTCGTCAGCGGACTGACCCCACATCAGCTCTCACTCCCGTTCGTCGCGGCCGCACCGGCGGTCCCGCTCTGGTCCTCGGTGGTCTGCGCGTCGCGCAGGACGAACACGCGGCCGGTGACGGTCGCCGTCACACCGTCGTCGTCGGAAGCCGTGCCGGCGGTCAGGGAGAGGTCGCTCACCGACAGGAAGCGCCCCATGTCGGCCTGCACCTGCTTGACGAACAGCTCGGTACCGCTGAAGCTCCCCGCCGTGGTCAAGGTGATGGGCACGTCCACGACGAGCGGCCCGGACGTCTCGGCCGCGGCGCCGGTCCCGTCCACGCCGTGCAGGACGGGCGAACCGGGCGTCACGGACAGCAGCGTGACACCGCTCGTGGTGGCGTAGGTCTCGACCTGGCGCAGCAGCTGCTGCACGTCGGCCTTGGCCGGCAAGGTGCGGGTGATCTCCGCGAGTTCCGCGCGGCGGTCCCCGAGCGTGGCGAACTGGGACTGGAGCAGGGCGATCTGCTGCTGCAGCGTCTCGTTGCCCTGGCGGGTCTGGAGGGTCTGCGTCGCGATGTCGGCGGCCTCGGCACGCTTGGGCGCGATCAGCAGGAAGTACGTCGCCACCAGGACGAGCACCGCGAGAACGGCGGTTCCGGCGATCCAGACGGTGTTCTTGTCACGAGTCATCTCGTCGAGCCTCCTGTCGTCTCTCGGTCAGCCTGCGGACGACGTGGCGTCGTCGGTCAGGGTGGCGGTGGTGGTGAAGGTGATGAGCCCGGTGGCGGGGTCCAGGGTGGATCCGGTCAGGCGAGGGTCGGCCAAGCCGTCGAGAGCGGCTACCGCGTCCATGAAGGAGGCGACCTGCCCTTGGCTGTGGGTCTGCCCGGTGACGCTGACCGTTCCGATGCCGGTGACAGCCAGCGGGTCGGAAGCCGGCGTGGCGGCGCTCGAAGCGGTGCTGGAGGCGGTGCTCGAGGTGCTGGCGCCGGCCACCGTGATGTTGACGGCCGTCAGAGCGAGGTCTGCCGGGGACCGGCTGGCCAGCTGGTCCAGGAGCAGGTAGGTCGGGACGTCACCGGAGGTGACCTCCTTCTGGACGTCACGAGCGGTCTGCAGCTGCGCCATCACCTTCGGGACGTCCGCGTAGCGCCGTTGTTCCTGTTGCAGCTGCGAGGTGCGCTGCTGCTCAGTCGTCAGGGCGTCGGTCGCGGTGGACACGTGGCCGGCGGTGACCGCGTAGGCTGCGCAAGCGACCCCCACGACAGCCACGAGGCCCGCGCCCAGCCCGGCGCGGAGGAGCCGCCCCCCGCGGGCCGCGGCGACTTCCTGCGGGAGCAGGTCGACGCGGACCACGGACCGTCGGGTGGCGACCGCTTCGAGGGTCTGGAAGCTCATGAGACGACTCCGAGGGCGAGGCCGACGGGCACCGCCGCCAGCGGGTGGATGGCCGCAAGCTGGTGCTCGTCCAGGCCGGTGCGACCCAGACGCACGCCAGACAGGACGTCAGCGGGGGCCACCTGCTTGTGGGTGACTTGCTGCAGCTTCTGCGACACACCGGCCAACAGGGATCCACCGCCGGACACCAGGATCCGCTCGACGGGGAACTGGGGATTCGACACCCCGTAGTAGTCCAGCGAGCTGCGGACCTCGTCGACGAACACTTCGACCATGAGCTCCACCGCAGACGTCGCGAGCTGCACCTCGTCGGCGGTCAACTCCTCGAAGTTGCCCCGCTTGACGGCCTCGGCCACCGTGGCAGGCAGCCCCAAGCGCTCGGCGATGGCGTCGGTGACGTCTTGCCCTCCCATGAGGAGGATGCGGACGAAGCGGGGCGAACCAGCCGAGTGGACGACGAGGTTGGAGATGCGCGCGCCCACGTCGAGCAGCGCCTCGGTCGCAACCTCGCTGTGCTCACGGCCGGCGGCGCGCAGCACTGCGAACGACGTGAGGTCGACCGACACCGGCTGCAGCCCGGCGGCCTGCACCGCGTGGACGTTGGAGAGCACCGCGTCGCGGGCCGCCGCGACGAGGAGGCCCCGCAGACGGCGGCCGTTCTCGTCGTGCAGTTCCTCGGTGACGTGGAAGTCGAGGACGGAGTCCTCCACCGCCATCGGCAGGTACTCCTGGGCCTGCAGGGGCAGTGCGACCTTGAGCTCGCTGCGCGGCAGCCACGGCAGCTCCACCTGGCGCACGACGACGCGCTGGCTGGCGACGCCGAGCGCCACGCGCTTGCCACGCAGACCGCTGGCCTTCCAGAGCGTCTTGAGGGCGTCCACGACCGCGGGGCGGTCGAGGACCTCCCCGTCGCGGACAGCGCCCTCGGGCAGCGCGACCTGGCCGAACTTCTCCAGGGTGATGCCGTCACGCCCGTAGGACAGCTCGGCGGCGCGGACGCCCGAAGTGCCGATGTCGAGACCGACGGCGGTTCGTCCGGGCACGTCGCCTCCTCCGTGTCAGTGGGTGGTGGGCCCAGCGCGGACCCGAGATGATGATCGGAACCACCAGCGGGGCACTTGAGCACCTCGTGGTGTTGTCACCCGGTGGGAGCTAGGTGCTGAGCCCCGTGAGCCCGAGGTACCAGTCGCCGACGGGCGCAGCCACGATGAGAGCCAGGAAGGCTCCGGCCAGCATGGCCGGCCCGAAGGGCATCTTGGAGCGCCGGCCGGCGCTCGTGAACAGGATGAGCCCGACGGCGATCAGGCCACCGATCAGGAAGGCCAGGAAACCTCCGACCGCGAGGGCGTCCCAGCCCCACCAGGCCAGGTACAGCCCCAGGACTCCGGCCAGTTTGACGTCTCCCAGACCCATCCCACCGGGCTTGACCACGAAGATCAGCGCGTACAGCGCGAACAACGAGACGCCACCGACGAGCGCACGCAGCAGCGCCGCCCAGTCGCCCGTCCCTGCGCTGGCCACCGTCAGGAGGACGAGAGCCACCGCGTAGGAGGGCAGGACGATCTGGTCCGGCAGCCGGCGGACCTGCAGGTCGATCAACGCGAGGGGCACCGCGATGCCCGCCAGGTAGAGGTACGCAGGGAGAGCCCACGTCAGCCCGACCA contains:
- a CDS encoding prepilin peptidase → MSPEVVGAGILGLLVGSFLNVVAHRVPLGESVVRPASRCPGCRTEIRRRDNIPVLSWVLLRGRCRVCSSPISVRYPLVELATALLFAGIAALVGLTWALPAYLYLAGIAVPLALIDLQVRRLPDQIVLPSYAVALVLLTVASAGTGDWAALLRALVGGVSLFALYALIFVVKPGGMGLGDVKLAGVLGLYLAWWGWDALAVGGFLAFLIGGLIAVGLILFTSAGRRSKMPFGPAMLAGAFLALIVAAPVGDWYLGLTGLST
- a CDS encoding cell wall-binding repeat-containing protein, translating into MIRKPRTAVRRAAAAVVLAGLVGGAAAAAADASPIRFHRVYGADRYITSSLVDGDPTSTAYVVSGVDFPDGLAAGAVAGREAVLGNVYLTQRDVLPAEVRQRIVYASKIVVVGGESSVGPDVMTWLQQNTRATLSRVSGPDRFDTAAALSAASYATPAAGARGVENVVIATGYDYPDALSGSAAAAHVDSPLLLVRPDAVPASVVAELQRLRPQAITVVGGTSRVTDSVLEQLRTFTTGPVTRIAGTDRYDTADRVSAAFFDDAEDVTIASGETFADALAAGARAGRHGGPLLLTASRCLTEQTNLEIERLQATHGERADLDSIGGPTRITEEAAKRTNCQPVGTAPKTYLDDLVHVQGSVRDRYDHATISGRFYPRSTAFDADPRNSDYGTWSLGTKRSRFTMVAGIADDNPSALASTVAVYGDEKLLASGNVAKGAPIAFDVDVRGVDNLKIVTTSPNASLTPAAQNANLVYFGDAAVS
- the pilM gene encoding type IV pilus assembly protein PilM, which codes for MPGRTAVGLDIGTSGVRAAELSYGRDGITLEKFGQVALPEGAVRDGEVLDRPAVVDALKTLWKASGLRGKRVALGVASQRVVVRQVELPWLPRSELKVALPLQAQEYLPMAVEDSVLDFHVTEELHDENGRRLRGLLVAAARDAVLSNVHAVQAAGLQPVSVDLTSFAVLRAAGREHSEVATEALLDVGARISNLVVHSAGSPRFVRILLMGGQDVTDAIAERLGLPATVAEAVKRGNFEELTADEVQLATSAVELMVEVFVDEVRSSLDYYGVSNPQFPVERILVSGGGSLLAGVSQKLQQVTHKQVAPADVLSGVRLGRTGLDEHQLAAIHPLAAVPVGLALGVVS
- the pilO gene encoding type 4a pilus biogenesis protein PilO, producing MTRDKNTVWIAGTAVLAVLVLVATYFLLIAPKRAEAADIATQTLQTRQGNETLQQQIALLQSQFATLGDRRAELAEITRTLPAKADVQQLLRQVETYATTSGVTLLSVTPGSPVLHGVDGTGAAAETSGPLVVDVPITLTTAGSFSGTELFVKQVQADMGRFLSVSDLSLTAGTASDDDGVTATVTGRVFVLRDAQTTEDQSGTAGAAATNGSES
- a CDS encoding shikimate kinase, which encodes MIVLVGFMGAGKSTVGRLLADRLGLPFVDTDLVVEDRERRSIPEIFATDGEQAFRDLEQEVVADVVAGPEAVVSLGGGACGREATRAVLRAHTVVHLDVSFEQAKARTAGDTYRPMLQRPDLAQLHASRRVVFEELADLSVRTDGRRAEAIALEVLDGVTGQDGVLVAPPGGSYRVHVRAGALASVGSLLPAAGAVLVVGRASDPALARVREGLAGTVHVAELPEGPVKTLDVYGRLAARAAEVALHPDDLVLAVGDEPVVDVAGFLAATYNRGTRWAVVPRSLETLVDSSVGGKVALDLPHARNLLGAVHQPVAVVSDPEGVSPATDPRFGAGLAEAVKTTLVGDPADLDLLVGNAPAVLAGDLDAVTAVVRRAVATKARIVTADEREAAGRLHLNYGHTFSHALEQVLADDAAALPLGLMAAAHLARRLGFLDDAGVDLHRRSLRAFGLPTAHRSTLSELQPFWLRDKKFKDGVRFVLLHAPGRPEAGVPATDDALAGALDDLAEDR